In Planctomycetia bacterium, one DNA window encodes the following:
- a CDS encoding DUF4920 domain-containing protein, which produces MKRPLTTLTTLLLLTGCQQSMTNYKQFGGPVKDSNALTVSQAVQEATTEGKVVTIRGKIAEVCANMGCWMTVTDGKEVVRVRFTESDACADGYYVPRNAAGHDVVLVGKIMPMEISEAMARHYAEEGGKPQSEIEKIVGPQKQMTVFATGVKIGSPETLDPPIR; this is translated from the coding sequence ATGAAACGACCCTTGACGACCCTGACAACGCTCCTGCTCCTGACCGGCTGCCAGCAGTCGATGACCAACTACAAGCAATTTGGCGGCCCGGTGAAGGACTCAAACGCCCTGACGGTTTCGCAGGCCGTGCAGGAAGCGACCACCGAGGGCAAGGTGGTCACCATCCGCGGAAAGATCGCGGAAGTCTGCGCCAACATGGGCTGCTGGATGACGGTGACGGACGGAAAGGAAGTCGTCCGGGTGCGGTTCACCGAGAGCGACGCCTGCGCGGATGGGTATTACGTTCCGCGCAATGCGGCCGGGCACGATGTGGTTCTAGTGGGCAAGATCATGCCGATGGAAATCAGCGAGGCGATGGCGCGGCACTATGCCGAAGAGGGGGGCAAGCCGCAGTCCGAGATCGAGAAGATCGTCGGGCCGCAAAAGCAGATGACGGTCTTCGCGACCGGCGTCAAGATCGGCTCGCCCGAGACGCTTGATCCGCCGATTCGCTGA
- a CDS encoding class I SAM-dependent methyltransferase has translation MTSLPAHFAATLPDSTSQAGFVCVGCGSRDSRLVSPPRGWPWPMRQCDACGLIQQSPRRCSRQPVAQPHSFPDADAPSEPASWSSAVQRYVECLLPLESHTGRNLLIVGCGRGHLAALARARGWRVVGLDPSPQAICRAIEQFQLDARAGGLARHREALGRFDVVLCGNLETAWDPAAVLRDARTVLNTAGVVCVDVSDGFADMGARPEAGDAVLNVFDAGSLERLLQACGLGSVAIRASGHANAPQLAGNHRGMFRWIPRFLARWMTRLWHFIAGERAAGSACLRADNLSEAVARVEALASKRASSGGRADRLIAVAARAAAAHAD, from the coding sequence ATGACCAGCCTCCCCGCCCATTTTGCCGCGACGCTGCCGGATTCAACCTCGCAAGCGGGATTTGTCTGCGTCGGCTGTGGGAGCCGAGATAGTCGGCTCGTTTCGCCGCCGCGCGGGTGGCCGTGGCCGATGCGCCAATGCGACGCCTGCGGGCTGATTCAGCAATCCCCGCGGCGTTGTTCAAGGCAACCCGTCGCGCAACCCCATTCGTTCCCCGACGCGGATGCGCCGTCGGAACCGGCGTCGTGGTCCTCGGCCGTTCAACGCTACGTGGAATGTCTGCTTCCGCTGGAATCGCACACGGGGCGAAACCTGCTGATCGTGGGGTGTGGTCGCGGGCATCTGGCGGCCTTGGCGCGGGCGCGCGGCTGGCGGGTCGTTGGATTGGATCCGTCGCCGCAGGCGATCTGCCGGGCGATCGAACAATTCCAACTGGATGCGCGGGCCGGCGGACTGGCGCGGCATCGCGAAGCCCTGGGCCGCTTCGACGTGGTGCTGTGCGGCAATCTGGAAACGGCGTGGGATCCGGCCGCCGTCCTGCGTGATGCGCGCACGGTGCTGAATACAGCCGGCGTCGTTTGCGTCGATGTGTCGGATGGCTTTGCGGACATGGGAGCACGGCCGGAAGCGGGAGACGCTGTGCTCAACGTGTTTGACGCGGGGTCGCTCGAGCGATTGCTGCAAGCTTGCGGTCTTGGAAGCGTTGCGATTCGCGCAAGCGGACATGCGAACGCGCCGCAACTTGCGGGGAACCATCGAGGCATGTTCCGCTGGATTCCGCGATTCCTGGCACGGTGGATGACACGATTGTGGCATTTCATCGCAGGCGAGCGGGCCGCGGGTTCCGCGTGTCTGCGGGCAGACAATCTTTCTGAAGCCGTCGCGCGCGTGGAAGCGCTGGCTTCGAAGCGAGCGTCAAGCGGTGGCCGCGCTGATCGACTCATTGCCGTCGCCGCCCGCGCGGCCGCGGCGCACGCCGACTAA
- a CDS encoding tetratricopeptide repeat protein, with product MSRSLVAILAFIHAVSLAPDTFADGIPSRGSGSACNSGFSPRIVRIPGPDPLCRGSIGTMQYYYTPPRPIYTQPGATSPFFDTYRYTSHPVRAFNTACNDRFQAGGIVRYPVISPGRFGTPGFGSRTTPYGNYAPSFGGHTRSFGYGAPIYGRSNLPCGSVGPYVSGWASSAWTESWVVSNPPPFAYDPLFYYERDVTIGQRQQFRDLASQRAGYLINQNMDLFEDGMALFNAGNYEQAAIKFLGAADADHGSAAVRLHAGHALFALGRYDESVSQLSRAFELSPLLVSRDYDLRDEYGDRADFDRHLDALKAHVVRHPKDASARAVLGYVLFRTEGSAAAYPVLRRAAQLDPRSFFVPKLLEVVGKTVPANGAERDPSTPARLKKGPASPRSTQGKLVKRVWTSGER from the coding sequence ATGTCCCGAAGCCTTGTTGCCATCCTCGCTTTCATCCATGCCGTCAGTCTTGCTCCCGACACCTTCGCCGACGGTATCCCTTCGCGCGGATCAGGCAGCGCCTGCAACAGCGGCTTTTCGCCGCGCATCGTGCGCATTCCCGGCCCCGACCCGCTCTGCCGCGGCTCGATCGGCACGATGCAGTACTACTACACGCCGCCGCGACCGATCTACACCCAGCCCGGCGCGACCAGCCCGTTTTTTGACACCTATCGATATACCAGTCATCCCGTGCGTGCCTTCAACACCGCCTGCAACGACCGCTTCCAGGCTGGCGGCATCGTGCGTTACCCCGTCATCTCACCCGGTCGCTTCGGCACGCCCGGCTTCGGCTCGCGCACCACGCCTTATGGCAATTACGCACCCAGCTTCGGCGGGCACACACGCTCGTTCGGCTACGGCGCACCAATCTACGGCCGCAGCAATCTCCCCTGCGGCAGCGTCGGGCCGTATGTCAGCGGCTGGGCAAGCAGTGCCTGGACCGAGTCGTGGGTCGTCTCGAACCCGCCGCCTTTTGCCTACGATCCCCTCTTCTACTACGAGCGCGATGTGACCATCGGGCAGCGCCAGCAGTTCCGCGATCTCGCCTCGCAGCGCGCCGGCTACCTGATCAATCAGAACATGGACCTCTTCGAGGACGGCATGGCGCTGTTCAACGCGGGCAACTACGAACAGGCTGCGATCAAGTTCCTCGGCGCGGCCGATGCGGACCACGGTTCCGCCGCCGTGAGGCTGCACGCGGGGCACGCCTTGTTCGCGCTCGGGCGCTACGACGAATCGGTCTCGCAACTGTCCCGCGCCTTTGAACTCTCGCCGCTGCTCGTCAGCCGGGATTACGACCTGCGCGACGAATACGGCGACCGCGCCGATTTCGATCGGCATCTCGATGCGCTGAAGGCCCACGTCGTACGCCATCCGAAGGACGCCTCCGCCCGGGCGGTACTCGGTTACGTACTCTTCCGCACCGAAGGATCAGCCGCCGCCTACCCCGTTCTGCGCCGCGCGGCCCAGCTCGATCCGCGCAGCTTCTTTGTGCCCAAGCTGCTGGAAGTCGTCGGCAAGACCGTCCCGGCAAACGGCGCGGAACGCGACCCAAGCACTCCGGCCCGCTTGAAAAAAGGCCCTGCCTCCCCACGATCAACGCAAGGCAAGCTTGTGAAGCGGGTCTGGACCTCCGGCGAGCGCTAA
- a CDS encoding activator of (R)-2-hydroxyglutaryl-CoA dehydratase codes for MTIWLGGLTLRHEQLIVAGLEGLGYKVGLIPTPVKADFQAGKEFGNNGQCNPTYFTVGALVNHLKRMRDEQGIPLEQILSDHVFITAGACGPCRFGMYEAEYRLALRNSGFDGFRVLLFQQSGGLDQAAVEAGLEFNLNFFLSLLNAMFMGDILNEVAYQIRPYEVVPGQTNAVFDKCIKICQEALRKKNYDEVHQGALARILAKIAPVKGPADAAKFLDQLRGTYYAEVFAECAKIINEEIEVDWLRAKPIVKVTGEFWAQTTEGDGNFRMFPFLEGEGAEVLVEPVATWICYMLHQAGLKAADRKGINEASTQVDPSRDRDGVGSVSRWNIKARLAAEIAFRKKMFTFDLAEKIIKHEYNKLREAIGGTAHELANQLELTRAGHPYYNSRAGGGEGHLEVAKNIYYSSKDLAHMVLSLKPFGCMPSTQSDGAQAAVVSHYKDIIYIPIETSGEGDINAHSRVQMALGEAKVKCKEEFKRAIAATGYTLEQIRDYVAREENRDLRRPLLHVTHRKGVVGKAANFVLDVAERMKKEGVGLRKQNASTGSEPDFACASA; via the coding sequence GTGACTATTTGGCTGGGCGGCCTGACGCTGCGACATGAGCAGCTCATCGTCGCCGGTCTGGAGGGGCTGGGCTACAAGGTCGGGCTGATCCCCACGCCGGTGAAGGCCGATTTTCAGGCGGGCAAGGAGTTCGGCAACAACGGACAGTGCAACCCGACCTATTTCACCGTCGGCGCGCTGGTGAATCACCTCAAGCGGATGCGCGACGAGCAGGGCATCCCGCTCGAACAGATTTTGAGCGATCACGTCTTCATCACCGCCGGCGCCTGCGGGCCGTGTCGATTCGGCATGTACGAAGCCGAGTATCGCCTTGCCCTGCGCAACAGTGGATTCGACGGTTTTCGCGTGCTGCTGTTCCAGCAGAGCGGGGGTCTGGACCAGGCGGCGGTCGAGGCCGGGCTGGAGTTCAATCTCAACTTCTTCCTGTCGCTCCTGAACGCCATGTTCATGGGCGACATCCTGAACGAAGTCGCGTACCAGATTCGGCCGTACGAGGTCGTGCCGGGGCAGACGAACGCGGTATTCGACAAGTGTATTAAAATTTGCCAGGAGGCGTTGAGGAAGAAGAACTACGACGAGGTGCATCAGGGGGCGCTGGCGAGGATTCTGGCGAAGATCGCCCCGGTGAAGGGACCGGCCGACGCGGCGAAGTTTCTGGATCAGTTGCGCGGCACCTACTACGCCGAGGTGTTCGCCGAGTGCGCGAAGATCATCAACGAGGAAATCGAGGTCGACTGGCTGCGAGCCAAGCCGATCGTGAAGGTGACCGGCGAGTTCTGGGCGCAGACGACCGAGGGCGACGGAAACTTCCGAATGTTTCCGTTCCTCGAGGGCGAAGGCGCCGAGGTGCTGGTCGAACCGGTGGCAACGTGGATCTGCTACATGCTGCACCAGGCGGGGCTGAAGGCGGCAGACCGCAAGGGGATTAACGAAGCGTCAACACAAGTGGATCCAAGCCGCGATCGTGATGGAGTGGGTTCTGTTTCACGCTGGAACATCAAGGCCCGCCTCGCGGCGGAGATTGCCTTCCGCAAGAAGATGTTCACCTTCGACCTCGCCGAGAAGATCATCAAGCACGAATACAACAAGCTGCGCGAAGCCATCGGCGGCACGGCCCACGAACTGGCCAATCAACTGGAGCTGACCCGCGCCGGCCATCCGTACTACAACAGTCGGGCCGGCGGCGGCGAGGGCCATCTCGAAGTCGCCAAGAACATTTATTACTCGTCGAAGGATCTCGCACACATGGTGCTGTCGCTCAAGCCGTTCGGCTGCATGCCCAGCACGCAGAGCGACGGCGCGCAGGCGGCGGTGGTGAGCCACTACAAGGACATCATCTACATCCCGATTGAGACATCCGGTGAAGGCGACATCAACGCGCACTCGCGCGTGCAGATGGCCCTCGGCGAGGCGAAGGTGAAGTGCAAGGAAGAATTCAAACGCGCCATCGCTGCGACGGGCTACACGCTGGAGCAGATTCGCGACTACGTCGCCCGCGAGGAGAACCGCGACCTCCGCCGACCGCTGCTGCACGTGACGCACCGCAAAGGCGTGGTCGGCAAGGCGGCGAACTTCGTGCTGGACGTTGCGGAGCGGATGAAGAAAGAAGGCGTGGGGCTGCGGAAACAGAACGCCTCAACTGGTTCAGAGCCTGATTTCGCGTGCGCGTCGGCCTAA
- a CDS encoding DUF559 domain-containing protein, with translation MTDRARALRAKGTKSERYLWKLLRSRQFEGMKFRRQHPIGPYIADFYCADAKLVIELDGISHDGRGEYDDRRREYLERLGLRVIKMRDDELFADPQSLATEILRVTRKLEPSPRPSP, from the coding sequence ATGACGGATCGAGCGCGAGCGCTTCGAGCAAAGGGAACCAAGTCAGAGCGGTACCTGTGGAAGCTATTGCGAAGTCGGCAGTTTGAAGGAATGAAGTTTCGGCGGCAGCATCCGATCGGACCATACATTGCGGACTTCTACTGTGCCGATGCGAAGCTGGTGATTGAACTGGACGGTATCAGTCACGACGGCCGAGGTGAGTACGACGATCGACGGCGCGAGTATCTGGAGCGATTGGGACTGCGTGTGATCAAGATGCGCGATGACGAGTTATTCGCCGATCCGCAGTCGTTAGCGACGGAGATACTGCGCGTCACCAGGAAGTTGGAACCCTCACCCCGCCCCTCTCCCTGA
- a CDS encoding thrombospondin type 3 repeat-containing protein, translated as MKRTCLPITLAAIAAFLVAAGRAQATFHLMQIEQVIGGVGGDATAQAIQLRMRANGEGQVSQGRLVVRDATGANPVTILVFPSNVANETQGGRILIASNAFIAKSLPNAQADFTMTNLIPPGYLAGGSLTFERNNNGGILWRVSWGTYSGSNAGETTNDADGNFGPPFGSALPSAGTSALKFGGTASAVSTNNAADYSIPAGSATFTNNRGCEFVVNAAPACGATDTDNDGTNDDCDACTDTDGDGFGDPGFPANCCTADGCPNDANKTAPGICGCGVADDDADGDGVLNCNDTCANTPAGQSVNGEGCSCAQLDPNADSDGDGVTDCNDVCPNDPNKSTSAGACGCGNAETDTDGDGTPDCTDGCPNDPNKIAPGNLGCGVAEADADGDLIPNSADNCPNVANADQADEDGDGVGDECEAGHDDDGGSSCGQTGTCGAMGGAMLPLLLLGRGMRRRRSWQRRIGRL; from the coding sequence ATGAAACGCACATGCCTTCCGATCACGCTGGCGGCAATTGCGGCTTTTCTTGTCGCAGCCGGCCGCGCGCAAGCAACGTTCCACCTGATGCAGATCGAGCAGGTGATCGGCGGCGTCGGCGGCGATGCGACGGCCCAGGCGATTCAGCTTCGCATGCGCGCCAACGGCGAAGGGCAGGTGTCGCAGGGACGGCTCGTCGTGCGCGATGCGACCGGCGCCAACCCCGTGACGATTCTCGTTTTCCCGTCGAATGTCGCAAACGAGACACAAGGCGGGCGAATCCTGATCGCATCGAACGCGTTCATCGCCAAGAGCCTGCCCAACGCGCAGGCCGATTTCACGATGACGAATCTCATACCGCCCGGCTATCTGGCCGGCGGCTCGCTGACGTTCGAGCGCAACAACAACGGCGGCATCCTCTGGCGCGTGAGCTGGGGAACCTACAGCGGCAGCAACGCCGGCGAAACGACCAACGACGCCGACGGGAACTTCGGCCCGCCGTTCGGCTCGGCCCTGCCGTCGGCAGGCACGTCCGCGCTGAAGTTCGGCGGCACGGCCAGCGCCGTGAGCACCAACAACGCGGCGGATTACTCCATCCCCGCCGGATCGGCCACTTTCACGAACAATCGCGGCTGCGAATTTGTCGTCAACGCCGCGCCAGCCTGCGGAGCCACCGACACCGACAATGACGGCACCAACGACGATTGCGACGCCTGCACTGACACCGACGGCGACGGCTTCGGCGATCCCGGTTTCCCCGCCAATTGCTGCACGGCCGATGGTTGCCCGAATGACGCCAACAAGACCGCGCCGGGCATCTGCGGTTGCGGCGTGGCCGATGACGACGCCGACGGCGACGGCGTGCTCAATTGCAACGACACGTGCGCGAACACGCCGGCCGGTCAAAGCGTGAACGGCGAGGGCTGCTCCTGCGCCCAGCTCGATCCCAACGCTGACAGCGATGGCGATGGCGTCACTGATTGCAACGACGTTTGTCCGAATGATCCGAACAAGTCCACATCGGCCGGGGCCTGCGGCTGCGGAAACGCCGAAACCGATACCGACGGCGATGGCACGCCCGATTGCACCGACGGTTGCCCGAACGATCCGAACAAGATTGCGCCGGGCAATCTCGGCTGCGGCGTGGCGGAGGCGGACGCCGACGGCGATCTGATTCCCAACTCGGCAGACAATTGCCCGAACGTGGCCAACGCCGACCAAGCGGACGAGGACGGTGACGGCGTGGGCGATGAATGCGAGGCCGGACACGATGACGATGGCGGATCGTCGTGCGGCCAGACCGGAACGTGCGGCGCGATGGGCGGGGCGATGCTGCCGTTGCTATTGCTGGGCCGCGGGATGCGACGGCGGCGATCGTGGCAACGACGCATCGGACGTCTGTAG
- a CDS encoding right-handed parallel beta-helix repeat-containing protein produces MTSTARAVDINVPGDHPTIQAAIAAASAGDRILVQPNTYTTPAGGLVIDKSNLQLLSTAGSATTIIENNTAGMPVITIAAPGVVVGDVGAGFHIRQLQAASDAIVVQANQVKFGVPTTIQHNRISGNNSGEGIYVDSYIESGLFVVQNNTFNRNGGAYSFTTGVYFDSADHPSANVGFVSTFDSNVDVLNNTLTDMDTYGVYFDYHCYKSNININNNTMTGVTGYSGVYFNYGLDVFSTANINGNTITDFGDYSIYLYDITSHCVANVNNNTITGVTNTGIELDYIYYQSTVTINNNTVTGNGSADYGIYPYDVEYASMCTVSGNTVSGFDNTGIYFEYNYNGSTGVITNNTVSSSTQMDYGIFIDTEYGSNSTITGNTVSGFDYAGIDEYYPYAGCTVNISNNTLTADNGGGDYGIYVEDPDYGNTVTVNNNTATNFDYAGIYFGQTYDNTHITCNNNMLTALPAGADYGIYLDDLYEYSTATFDMNTASGFDYCGIYNDDCYYTSNITITNNTLTGISSGADYGIYIYETSEGSDGTVNNNTCTNFDYAGIYYEYPSYEAGVAWINGNTLTALSTGADYGIYSYEVYTGQATYDGNTITNPDYAGIYLEYVDYGGSATISNNTITMNNSGGDYGIYNYQVYEAGTSLNVTGNTVTNYGNMGGGEAGFWQDDYTQYGSRLNVSNNTFMAHANGSEYGIYSDDGIFDGSKGFFMNNVVEGYTNTGLGVYYTYDGSETTITGNILTPLANMGDYGIAVWDGAQYGSRINISNNTINSFTDTGVYYYYSYDGSHVAVNYNTINGDPNTGGYFGIYGGDGPEYGSTFEAIGNSIGGILGDLANDSAGIYTYYTYSGCQTTICDNYIRGRTGEPGNYMAGVYFYYPPEYGSTATVCNNDIAGFWDAAVFLYDDFLSGSSFHITNNKLDGGRFGIWTNGYDWTDGTDGSITGNTISNFSEVGIDANAIWGSIIDIANNRIQGNGSVAGVDIQDLVDGAAEVTIRNNCITGVDTGVEVEDIMDTAFVNVNGNDFNGVATTGIVNVMGLAANAIDGTGNFFGAVPTKATGEVDISGELASPPDNDGDGVIDCDDACPDTASGDDVDADGCSCIQLNPTGDADGDGVLDCNDNCPNVANADQADSDGDGVGDACTVAPPGPPPCGLLPCGPGAMMAMPFALLGILVMGRRRRVR; encoded by the coding sequence GTGACGTCCACCGCGCGGGCCGTAGACATCAACGTGCCGGGCGATCATCCGACTATTCAGGCCGCCATCGCCGCCGCCAGCGCCGGTGACCGCATCCTTGTCCAGCCGAATACGTACACCACGCCCGCGGGCGGTCTGGTGATCGACAAGTCGAACCTGCAATTGTTGAGCACGGCCGGCTCGGCGACGACGATCATCGAGAACAACACGGCCGGCATGCCGGTCATCACCATCGCGGCGCCGGGTGTCGTGGTCGGTGACGTCGGTGCGGGCTTCCACATTCGACAATTGCAGGCGGCGAGCGACGCGATCGTGGTGCAGGCCAACCAGGTCAAGTTCGGCGTGCCGACGACGATTCAGCACAACCGCATCTCGGGCAACAACTCGGGCGAAGGCATCTACGTGGACAGTTACATCGAGTCCGGCCTGTTCGTCGTGCAGAACAACACGTTCAACCGCAACGGTGGCGCCTATTCGTTCACCACGGGCGTGTACTTCGACAGCGCCGACCACCCCAGCGCGAACGTCGGGTTTGTCAGCACCTTCGACTCCAACGTCGACGTTCTCAACAACACGCTGACGGACATGGACACCTACGGCGTTTATTTCGATTACCACTGCTACAAGAGCAATATCAACATCAACAACAATACCATGACCGGTGTCACAGGTTACTCCGGCGTCTACTTCAACTACGGCCTCGACGTCTTCTCGACCGCCAACATCAACGGCAACACGATCACGGACTTCGGTGACTACAGCATCTACCTGTACGACATCACCAGTCACTGCGTGGCGAACGTGAACAACAACACGATCACCGGCGTCACTAATACCGGCATCGAGCTGGACTACATTTATTACCAAAGCACGGTCACCATTAACAACAACACCGTGACCGGCAACGGCTCCGCCGACTACGGCATCTACCCGTACGACGTTGAGTACGCCAGCATGTGCACCGTCAGCGGCAACACCGTCAGCGGCTTCGACAACACCGGCATCTACTTCGAGTACAACTACAACGGCTCGACCGGCGTCATCACCAACAACACCGTCAGCAGCAGCACGCAGATGGATTACGGCATCTTCATCGACACCGAGTACGGCTCGAACAGCACGATCACCGGCAACACCGTCAGCGGTTTCGATTACGCCGGCATCGACGAGTACTACCCCTACGCAGGCTGCACCGTGAACATCAGCAACAACACGCTGACGGCTGACAACGGCGGCGGCGACTACGGCATCTACGTCGAAGATCCCGATTACGGGAACACGGTCACGGTGAACAACAACACCGCGACGAATTTCGACTACGCCGGCATCTACTTCGGCCAAACCTACGACAACACCCACATCACCTGCAACAACAACATGCTGACCGCGCTGCCCGCCGGCGCAGACTACGGCATCTACCTGGACGATTTGTACGAATACAGCACGGCGACGTTCGATATGAACACCGCCAGCGGCTTCGATTACTGCGGCATCTACAACGATGACTGCTATTACACGTCCAACATCACCATCACCAACAACACGTTGACCGGCATTTCCAGTGGCGCCGACTACGGCATCTACATCTATGAGACGTCCGAAGGCTCCGACGGAACGGTCAACAACAACACCTGCACCAATTTCGACTACGCGGGTATTTACTACGAGTACCCGTCGTATGAAGCGGGCGTCGCCTGGATCAACGGCAACACGCTGACCGCGTTGTCGACCGGGGCCGACTACGGCATCTACTCCTACGAGGTGTACACCGGTCAGGCCACCTACGACGGCAACACGATCACCAACCCGGACTACGCCGGAATTTACCTGGAATACGTCGACTATGGCGGCTCGGCTACGATCAGCAACAACACGATCACGATGAACAATAGTGGCGGTGACTACGGCATCTACAACTACCAAGTGTACGAGGCCGGCACCAGCCTGAACGTCACCGGCAACACCGTTACCAACTACGGCAACATGGGCGGCGGCGAGGCCGGGTTCTGGCAGGATGACTACACGCAGTACGGCTCGCGGCTGAATGTGTCCAACAACACCTTCATGGCTCACGCCAACGGCTCGGAGTACGGCATCTACAGCGATGACGGCATCTTTGACGGAAGCAAGGGCTTCTTCATGAACAACGTCGTGGAGGGCTACACCAACACCGGTCTCGGGGTGTATTACACCTACGACGGTTCGGAAACGACCATCACCGGCAATATCCTGACGCCGCTGGCCAACATGGGTGATTACGGCATTGCAGTTTGGGATGGCGCCCAGTACGGCAGCAGGATCAACATCAGCAACAACACCATCAACAGCTTCACCGACACCGGTGTCTACTACTACTACTCGTACGATGGAAGCCACGTCGCCGTGAACTACAACACCATCAACGGTGATCCGAACACCGGCGGCTACTTCGGCATCTACGGTGGCGACGGTCCGGAGTACGGCTCCACCTTCGAGGCCATCGGCAACAGCATCGGCGGCATCCTCGGCGACCTGGCCAATGACTCCGCCGGTATCTACACCTACTACACCTACAGCGGGTGCCAGACGACCATCTGCGACAACTACATCCGCGGCCGGACCGGTGAACCGGGCAATTACATGGCCGGTGTCTACTTCTACTACCCGCCGGAGTATGGCTCGACTGCCACCGTCTGCAACAACGATATCGCAGGCTTCTGGGATGCGGCGGTCTTCCTGTACGACGACTTTCTGTCCGGCAGTTCGTTCCACATCACCAACAACAAGCTCGACGGTGGTCGGTTCGGCATCTGGACCAACGGCTACGACTGGACCGACGGCACCGACGGCTCCATTACCGGCAACACGATTTCGAACTTCTCCGAGGTCGGCATCGATGCCAACGCCATCTGGGGCTCGATCATCGACATCGCCAACAACCGGATCCAGGGCAACGGCTCGGTCGCCGGTGTGGACATCCAGGACCTGGTCGATGGCGCCGCCGAGGTGACCATCCGCAACAACTGCATCACCGGCGTCGATACCGGTGTTGAAGTGGAAGACATCATGGACACGGCCTTCGTGAACGTGAATGGCAACGACTTCAACGGCGTCGCGACGACCGGCATCGTCAACGTGATGGGTCTGGCCGCCAACGCCATCGACGGAACCGGCAACTTCTTCGGCGCGGTGCCGACGAAGGCCACCGGCGAGGTCGACATCAGCGGTGAACTGGCTTCGCCGCCGGACAACGACGGCGACGGCGTCATCGACTGCGACGACGCCTGTCCCGATACGGCCTCCGGCGACGACGTGGACGCCGACGGCTGCTCGTGCATCCAGTTGAACCCGACCGGCGATGCCGACGGGGATGGCGTGCTGGATTGCAACGACAACTGCCCGAACGTGGCGAACGCCGATCAGGCCGATTCGGATGGCGACGGAGTTGGCGATGCCTGCACCGTCGCGCCTCCGGGCCCGCCGCCGTGCGGTCTGTTGCCGTGTGGTCCGGGCGCGATGATGGCCATGCCGTTCGCGCTGCTCGGCATCCTTGTCATGGGACGCCGCCGACGCGTGCGGTGA
- a CDS encoding NAD-dependent epimerase/dehydratase family protein has product MQALVTGGGGFLGRAIVERLLARGDRVRVLARGDYLDLRTAGVELVRADLRDRAAVIDACRGCETIFHVAALAGIWGDERIYRAINYDGTLNVLAGAKTHGTAKLIYTSSPSVVFDGRDLAGVNESVPYPLHYPAAYPKTKAMAERAVLEASNGSLSTVALRPHLIWGPRDNHLVPRILARARSLRRIGDADPLIDTTYVDNAAEAHLLAADRLAPGAACAGRAYFISNGEPRPLWEIVNRILAAGRLPPVTRRVPAWFAALAAVALEATHRALRSNREPRLTRFLLGELTKAHWFDLTAARRDLGYTPRISLDEGFERLRAWLAHGNRNNRPDGR; this is encoded by the coding sequence GTGCAAGCCCTGGTGACCGGCGGCGGCGGCTTCCTCGGCCGCGCGATCGTCGAGCGATTGCTCGCTCGCGGCGACCGCGTGCGCGTGCTGGCGCGCGGAGACTACCTCGATCTGCGGACAGCCGGGGTCGAGCTGGTGCGCGCCGACTTGCGCGACCGCGCTGCCGTCATCGACGCGTGTCGCGGGTGCGAAACAATCTTCCACGTCGCGGCCCTGGCCGGCATCTGGGGCGATGAGCGAATCTATCGCGCCATCAACTACGACGGCACCTTGAACGTGCTCGCGGGCGCGAAGACGCACGGCACGGCAAAGCTTATCTACACCAGCTCCCCCAGCGTCGTCTTCGACGGGCGAGACCTGGCCGGCGTGAACGAATCCGTGCCGTACCCGTTGCACTACCCGGCGGCTTATCCGAAGACCAAGGCCATGGCCGAGCGCGCCGTGCTCGAAGCCTCGAACGGCTCCCTCTCCACCGTCGCTCTTCGACCGCATCTGATCTGGGGCCCGCGCGACAACCACCTCGTCCCGCGCATCCTCGCCCGCGCGCGATCGCTGCGGCGCATCGGCGACGCCGATCCGCTGATCGATACGACGTATGTCGATAACGCCGCCGAGGCGCACCTCCTCGCCGCCGATCGACTCGCCCCCGGCGCCGCCTGCGCGGGCCGCGCATATTTCATTTCCAACGGCGAGCCGCGCCCGCTCTGGGAAATCGTCAACCGAATCCTCGCCGCCGGCCGACTCCCCCCGGTCACGCGACGCGTCCCAGCCTGGTTCGCCGCCCTCGCGGCCGTCGCCTTGGAAGCAACCCATCGCGCACTTCGCAGCAATCGCGAGCCGCGGCTGACCCGATTCCTGCTCGGAGAACTCACCAAGGCACATTGGTTCGACCTCACGGCCGCACGGCGCGATCTGGGCTACACCCCGCGCATTTCACTGGACGAGGGCTTCGAACGCTTGCGAGCCTGGCTCGCGCACGGCAACCGGAATAACCGTCCCGATGGCAGATAG